The Anabaena sp. WA102 genome contains a region encoding:
- the yidD gene encoding membrane protein insertion efficiency factor YidD: protein MEILLIWLIKGYRLFISPLFPPTCRFQPTCSMYAIQAIERFGVFRGGWMAIMRILRCHPFHPGGYDPVPDAKAKSCCEHEE from the coding sequence ATGGAAATATTATTGATTTGGCTAATTAAGGGTTATCGCTTATTTATTTCTCCCTTATTTCCCCCTACTTGTCGCTTTCAACCTACTTGTTCTATGTATGCGATTCAAGCTATTGAACGGTTTGGGGTATTTCGGGGTGGTTGGATGGCTATCATGCGGATTTTACGCTGTCACCCTTTTCATCCAGGAGGTTATGATCCTGTTCCAGATGCGAAAGCAAAATCTTGTTGTGAACATGAAGAGTGA
- a CDS encoding peptidase domain-containing ABC transporter produces the protein MFNIFKPHQNYQCVLQLSEEDCGAACLVSITKHYGRFLSMIKSREAVGTGQLGTTLLGLKRGSENLGFNARAVKASPEIVDRITEITLPAIIHWQGYHWVVLYGKKGKKYVIADPAVGIRYLTKEELTNAWDGVMLLLEPDPDRFFEQPQEESKGGITRFFRRLLPYRGLLAQVLMINIVLGLLALGTPVLIQLLTDDVLVRGDVQLLTVVVSAVVVMSLFGGGLQVFQALMISHFGQRLQLGLVLEFGRKLLQLPLNYYESRRSGEITSRLRDIGEINQLVSQIVIVLPSQFFIAVISFGLMLFYSWQLTIAVLFVAGCMTLSTLPFLPILQQKTRSLLVLGAENQGVLVETFKGAQVIKTTNAAPQFWDEFQSRFGRLANLAFSTVQIAIINGTIAKIISTIGGVILLGFGSMLVIQGNLSIGQMLAFNALQVNVVGLINSLVGFVDEYFRSQTAVSRLLEVIDATPEVVGGSQKPTAQISSVADINCSHLQFHHAGRVDLLDDFSLQLPGGKVIALIGKSGCGKSTLAKLLAGLYVPDSGNIRIGFFNIQDIALDCYRQQVVYVPQEPHFWSRTILENFRLGTPNISFEDIVQACDIADADGFISQLPNKYQTVLGEFGANLSGGQRQRLAIARGILTNPPILILDEATAGLDPMSEANVLDRLLEYRRGKTTILITHRPSVIHRADWIVLIEKGQVQIQGTPDTFLSKPGEHLQFLTV, from the coding sequence ATGTTTAATATCTTCAAACCTCATCAGAATTATCAATGTGTTTTACAGTTAAGTGAAGAAGACTGTGGAGCAGCTTGTTTAGTTTCTATTACCAAACACTATGGACGCTTTTTAAGTATGATTAAAAGTCGAGAAGCTGTTGGTACTGGACAATTAGGAACAACATTATTAGGGTTAAAAAGAGGTTCAGAAAATCTTGGTTTTAATGCTAGAGCAGTCAAAGCTTCTCCAGAAATTGTAGACAGAATTACAGAAATTACATTACCTGCAATTATCCATTGGCAAGGCTATCATTGGGTTGTTTTATATGGTAAAAAGGGAAAAAAATACGTTATTGCTGATCCGGCTGTGGGAATTCGTTATCTGACAAAAGAAGAATTAACCAATGCTTGGGATGGGGTAATGCTCTTATTAGAGCCAGATCCAGACCGCTTTTTTGAACAACCCCAAGAAGAATCAAAAGGTGGAATAACGCGCTTTTTTCGCCGACTTTTACCCTATCGTGGCTTACTAGCTCAGGTTTTAATGATTAATATTGTCCTGGGTTTACTAGCTTTAGGAACTCCGGTTTTGATTCAATTATTAACAGATGATGTTCTCGTGCGTGGAGATGTACAATTACTTACTGTTGTAGTTTCCGCTGTTGTTGTTATGAGTTTATTTGGCGGAGGATTGCAAGTATTTCAAGCCTTAATGATTTCTCATTTTGGACAAAGATTACAACTAGGTTTAGTTCTAGAATTTGGTCGTAAACTTCTCCAATTACCATTAAATTATTATGAATCCCGTCGAAGTGGAGAAATTACTAGCCGACTGCGAGATATCGGCGAAATTAATCAATTAGTATCACAGATTGTGATTGTTTTACCTAGCCAATTTTTTATCGCTGTAATTTCTTTTGGCTTAATGTTATTTTATAGTTGGCAATTAACAATAGCCGTTTTATTTGTTGCTGGTTGCATGACTTTATCTACCTTACCTTTCTTACCCATTCTCCAACAAAAAACCCGCAGTCTTTTAGTCTTAGGAGCAGAAAATCAAGGTGTTTTAGTAGAAACATTTAAAGGCGCACAGGTAATCAAAACTACAAATGCTGCTCCTCAATTTTGGGATGAATTTCAAAGTCGGTTTGGTCGTTTAGCTAATCTGGCTTTTAGCACGGTGCAAATAGCAATTATTAACGGTACTATCGCTAAAATTATCTCTACAATTGGTGGTGTTATCTTACTAGGCTTTGGAAGTATGTTAGTAATTCAAGGCAATTTAAGCATCGGTCAAATGTTAGCTTTTAATGCTTTACAAGTAAATGTTGTAGGTTTAATTAACTCATTAGTTGGCTTTGTTGATGAATATTTTCGTTCCCAAACAGCAGTTTCTCGATTGTTAGAAGTTATTGATGCCACACCAGAAGTAGTTGGAGGAAGTCAAAAACCAACTGCACAAATTTCTAGTGTGGCAGATATTAATTGTTCTCATCTCCAATTTCATCACGCAGGTAGAGTTGACTTATTAGATGATTTTTCTCTTCAGCTTCCTGGGGGAAAAGTCATTGCCTTAATTGGTAAATCTGGTTGTGGTAAAAGCACCTTAGCTAAATTATTAGCTGGGTTATATGTACCAGATTCTGGTAATATCCGCATCGGCTTTTTTAATATCCAAGATATTGCTTTAGATTGTTACCGACAACAAGTAGTTTATGTTCCCCAAGAACCTCATTTTTGGAGTCGGACAATTTTGGAGAACTTCCGTTTAGGTACACCTAATATTTCTTTTGAAGACATAGTTCAAGCTTGTGATATTGCTGACGCTGATGGTTTTATTAGTCAATTACCTAATAAATATCAAACCGTATTAGGGGAGTTTGGGGCGAATCTTTCTGGGGGACAAAGACAAAGATTAGCGATCGCTCGCGGAATTCTCACAAATCCACCTATACTGATTTTAGATGAAGCTACCGCCGGATTAGACCCTATGAGTGAAGCTAATGTTTTAGATCGGCTTTTAGAATATCGCAGAGGTAAAACCACAATTTTAATTACCCATCGTCCCAGCGT
- a CDS encoding CTB family bacteriocin: MLNQMDASDLIVALSDQQQEIVTGGADFELAASNYANKGSLLMGSSVSGPQGSSATSAGKSNTILTAGQDFLGLGAELPAGVGALGPAVLPGDGTATTAPAVTTVPAVPTPPVTGGVGSLGILV; the protein is encoded by the coding sequence GTGTTAAATCAAATGGACGCATCCGATTTGATTGTTGCTTTATCTGATCAGCAGCAAGAAATAGTGACTGGTGGGGCTGACTTTGAACTAGCTGCTAGTAATTACGCTAACAAAGGATCGCTTTTAATGGGATCAAGCGTCTCCGGTCCTCAAGGTAGCAGTGCTACTTCCGCAGGTAAGTCTAATACTATCCTGACTGCGGGACAAGATTTCTTAGGTTTAGGTGCAGAGCTTCCTGCTGGTGTCGGAGCTTTAGGTCCAGCCGTATTACCAGGTGATGGAACAGCAACAACTGCACCCGCAGTAACGACTGTACCCGCAGTTCCCACTCCTCCAGTTACTGGTGGAGTTGGATCTCTAGGGATTCTTGTGTAG
- a CDS encoding diacylglycerol/polyprenol kinase family protein, translated as MSLETLSPLSLPIATAAAWVGLIICIAWVVSRFTDSEPEIIRKIVHIGTGNVILIAWWLDIPAYVGITAAVFASIITLLSYQFPILPGINSVGRQSLGTFFYAVSIGVLVGVFWHLHQPQYAVLGIMTMAWGDGLAALIGKRFGKHKYIVFGSQKSWEGSLTVTLISYFICVTILLVTQGSIWQTWIVSLIIASIATILEAFSFLGIDNLTVPIGSATCAYLLNQLLSGY; from the coding sequence ATGAGCTTAGAAACCCTTTCCCCATTGTCGCTGCCAATTGCCACCGCTGCGGCTTGGGTAGGATTGATTATCTGCATTGCTTGGGTAGTTAGTCGTTTTACTGATAGCGAACCAGAAATCATTCGTAAAATCGTGCATATTGGCACAGGTAATGTGATTTTAATTGCTTGGTGGTTAGATATTCCTGCTTATGTGGGAATTACAGCGGCAGTTTTTGCGAGTATCATCACCTTATTATCTTATCAATTCCCCATTCTTCCTGGTATTAATAGTGTTGGTCGTCAAAGTTTGGGAACATTTTTCTATGCTGTGAGTATCGGTGTTTTAGTAGGTGTTTTTTGGCATTTACACCAACCGCAATATGCTGTTTTAGGAATTATGACTATGGCTTGGGGAGATGGATTAGCTGCTTTAATTGGGAAACGGTTTGGCAAACATAAATATATAGTTTTCGGTTCTCAAAAAAGCTGGGAAGGTTCTTTAACAGTGACTTTAATCAGTTATTTTATTTGTGTAACCATTTTACTTGTTACCCAAGGTAGTATTTGGCAAACCTGGATAGTTTCTTTAATTATTGCCTCAATCGCTACGATTTTAGAAGCCTTTTCTTTTCTGGGAATAGATAATTTAACAGTTCCTATCGGTAGTGCCACCTGTGCCTATTTATTGAATCAGTTACTATCGGGTTACTAA
- a CDS encoding HlyD family secretion protein, whose protein sequence is MNSLQSQNNNSPYNLNNSTTEDLHILETNEFLPHIGKWIHLGGGVMITMFVVAVSLTSVLYYNITVKVPATIRPLGELRLVESAMTGTIKKIVAKEDQVVSKGEIIAYLDDSQLQSQKKQLQNTIQQSQLQLLQIDAQINQINTQIIAQTNLNDRTIMAAQAELTGTERNYKDQQIKTGAEMTQAKVAINLAKEQLARLQKEKVLIATVEEAEAGLKLAILQRDRLQNIAQSGAISQNLVEEKEQAVKSAQAKLEQAKSSSKNLQEEKEQAVKLAQINIQKAKIGINPSNASVTVASERIRQEKARGDGNLAALKKERELLIQQRLELQKQQIRTRQELLQLENELNKSVIRSPTNGTLMQLKLRNSGQVVQLSEALAQIAPVDAPLIIKAHVWAKDIDKIKTGQAVQMQVSSCPYPDYGTLKGTVKTIAPDVLATTQNNSIISTPQVATYEINIEPQSLFLGKGNHLCYLKSGMEGRADIISRQETVLQFILRKSKLITNS, encoded by the coding sequence GTGAACTCCTTACAGAGTCAAAATAACAATTCTCCCTATAATTTAAATAACTCGACTACAGAAGATTTGCATATACTAGAAACTAATGAGTTTCTCCCCCATATTGGTAAATGGATTCATCTTGGTGGGGGAGTGATGATTACGATGTTTGTAGTTGCTGTGAGTCTCACATCTGTTCTCTATTACAACATCACAGTTAAAGTTCCTGCAACTATCCGACCATTGGGAGAATTACGGTTAGTTGAATCTGCAATGACGGGAACTATTAAAAAAATTGTAGCTAAAGAAGATCAGGTAGTAAGCAAGGGAGAAATAATTGCTTATCTTGATGACTCCCAACTCCAATCTCAGAAAAAACAACTGCAAAATACTATTCAGCAAAGTCAATTACAACTTCTTCAAATTGATGCTCAAATTAATCAAATCAATACTCAAATAATTGCTCAGACTAACTTAAATGACCGTACCATTATGGCTGCACAGGCCGAATTAACTGGCACTGAACGCAACTATAAAGATCAGCAAATTAAAACCGGTGCGGAAATGACACAAGCTAAAGTAGCTATAAATTTAGCAAAGGAGCAACTAGCAAGATTACAAAAAGAAAAGGTATTAATAGCCACTGTGGAAGAAGCAGAAGCAGGTTTAAAGCTGGCTATATTACAGCGCGATCGCTTGCAGAATATAGCTCAATCGGGAGCAATATCTCAGAATTTAGTCGAGGAAAAAGAACAGGCTGTTAAGTCTGCTCAAGCCAAATTAGAACAAGCCAAATCTAGTTCTAAAAATCTCCAAGAAGAAAAAGAACAAGCTGTTAAATTAGCACAAATAAACATACAAAAAGCAAAAATTGGCATTAATCCCAGTAATGCAAGTGTAACAGTAGCTTCGGAAAGAATTAGGCAAGAAAAAGCCAGAGGTGATGGCAATTTAGCAGCTTTAAAAAAAGAACGGGAACTATTAATCCAGCAACGTCTAGAGCTGCAAAAACAACAAATTCGCACTCGTCAAGAATTACTACAACTAGAAAATGAGTTGAATAAAAGTGTAATTCGCTCCCCAACAAATGGCACACTAATGCAACTCAAACTCCGCAACTCTGGACAGGTTGTACAACTTAGTGAGGCTCTTGCTCAAATTGCTCCTGTGGATGCCCCTTTAATCATCAAAGCTCACGTTTGGGCTAAAGATATTGACAAAATAAAAACCGGTCAAGCAGTACAAATGCAGGTTTCATCTTGTCCCTATCCAGACTATGGAACTCTTAAAGGAACTGTAAAAACAATTGCACCAGATGTTCTAGCAACTACACAAAATAACTCTATTATCAGCACCCCCCAGGTAGCTACTTACGAAATCAATATTGAACCACAAAGTCTATTTTTAGGAAAAGGTAATCATTTATGTTATCTCAAATCTGGCATGGAAGGACGTGCTGATATTATTTCTCGTCAAGAAACTGTACTACAATTCATCCTCAGAAAAAGCAAATTAATCACCAATTCATAA